The Imtechella halotolerans DNA window ATCAAAAGCGGTATGTGCAGCTTAATAAGGAGTATAAGGATCTGAAGGCTATTGTTGAAAAACGTGACGAGTATGTTATGTTGCAAAGTAATATTGATGAGGCTAATGAATTGTTGGCTGATGGTAGTGATACAGAAATGGTAGAAATGGCTAAGCTTCAGTTGGAGGAGGCCAAAGAACGTTTGCCTGAGCTTGAAGAAGAAATTAAATACATGCTTATCCCTAAAGATCCGGAAGATGCTAAAAACGTTATGGTAGAAATACGTGCAGGTACAGGAGGGGATGAGGCAAGTATTTTTGCTGGCGATTTATTCCGTATGTATACCAAGTATTGTGAGAATAAGGGATGGCGTACTTCGGTAGTTGATTTAAATGAAGGAACATCAGGAGGATTTAAAGAAATTATATTTGAGGTGACCGGTGAGGATGTGTATGGTACCCTAAAATATGAAGCAGGAGTGCACCGTGTACAACGTGTACCACAGACTGAAACTCAAGGACGTGTACATACGTCAGCGGCTACGGTAATGGTATTGCCTGAGGCAGAGGAATTTGATGTGCATATTGATATGAATGATGTACGTATTGATTTATTTTGTTCATCTGGGCCAGGAGGTCAGTCAGTAAACACGACAAAATCTGCTGTACGTATGACGCATATTCCTACCGGATTGGTAGCGCAGTGTCAAGATGAAAAATCTCAACATAAGAATAAGGATAAGGCTTTGTCTGTATTACGTTCAAGGTTGTATGAAATGGAACTTGCCAAAAAACAGGAAGAAGATGCGAAAAAACGTAATTCCCAGGTGAGTAGTGGTGACCGTTCCGCAAAAATTCGCACCTATAATTATCCTCAAGGACGTGTGACTGATCACCGTATTGGGTTAACTATTTATGATTTAGATGGTGTGATGAATGGGAATATTCAGAAAATCATTGATGAGTTACAGTTAGTAGCAAATACAGAAAAGTTAAAAGAATCAGAAGTGTTTTAAAAAAAGATGAGCCACGGATATCGTGGCTTTTTTTATTTTTGAAAATGAATTTATCGTAAGTATGACAACACAACAATTAGTAGCTGAAATACAGCGTAAAAAGAGTTTTTTATGTATTGGATTAGATGTGGATTTAGATAAAATCCCTCCACATTTATTAGACACTGAAGATCCTATTTTTGAGTTTAATAAAGCTATAATTGATGCCACTCATGATCTGGCAGTGGCCTATAAGCCTAATAGTGCCTTTTATGAGGCGTATGGCGTTAAGGGTTGGATTGCTTTAGAGAAGACTATAGATTATCTTAATAAGAATTATCCAGAACAGTTTACCATAGCGGATGCTAAAAGGGGAGATATTGGGAACACATCTACAAGATATGCCAAGGCATTTTTGGAGGATATGAATTTTGACAGTATTACGGTTGCACCGTATATGGGGAAAGATTCAGTGGAGCCCTTTTTGGCTTTTCAAGGAAAGCACACTATCGTTTTGGCACTAACTTCAAATGAAGGTGCTTTTGATTTTCAGACAAAAGAGGTAGAAGGAAAGGAGTTGTATAAGCAGGTATTAGAAACCTCTAAAAATTGGAAAAATAGTGAGAATCTTATGTACGTGGTAGGTGCTACCAAAGCTGATTTTTTTGCAGAAGTACGTTCGATAGTTCCGGATAGTTTTCTATTAGTACCGGGGGTAGGTGCCCAAGGTGGAAGTCTAGCGGATGTTTGTCGCTATGGTATGAATGACCAGGTAGGTTTATTGGTTAACTCGGCTAGAGGTATTATCTATGCGTCCCGCAAGGAAGATTTTGCAGAGCAAGCTAGGGCTGAAGCTCTTAAGCTTCAACAGGAAATGGCTTCTTACCTTGGTTAGAACATAGTTTTAGCAACCATACGTAAACCTGTAATTGAAGCTATTAAGGCGTAAATAAACAAAAGTCTGACCACATCAATTGGATTGACAAACAATACCGATCCGACCATTAGGGATCCTAATGCGCCAAAACCAGCCCATGTTGCAAAACCAGCGGCAAAAGATATGTCTTTGACAGCTTTGTTTAATAAATAAATACTAATAGCAAGGGTAGAAAGGAATCCAATTACCCATAGCATAGTAGACATACCTGTGGCCAATTTGGCCATACACAGACAAGCGGCGAACCCGACTTCAAAGAGTCCGGCTACCAATAGTAGGTTTCTGTTCATA harbors:
- the pyrF gene encoding orotidine-5'-phosphate decarboxylase, with amino-acid sequence MTTQQLVAEIQRKKSFLCIGLDVDLDKIPPHLLDTEDPIFEFNKAIIDATHDLAVAYKPNSAFYEAYGVKGWIALEKTIDYLNKNYPEQFTIADAKRGDIGNTSTRYAKAFLEDMNFDSITVAPYMGKDSVEPFLAFQGKHTIVLALTSNEGAFDFQTKEVEGKELYKQVLETSKNWKNSENLMYVVGATKADFFAEVRSIVPDSFLLVPGVGAQGGSLADVCRYGMNDQVGLLVNSARGIIYASRKEDFAEQARAEALKLQQEMASYLG
- a CDS encoding DMT family transporter → MNRNLLLVAGLFEVGFAACLCMAKLATGMSTMLWVIGFLSTLAISIYLLNKAVKDISFAAGFATWAGFGALGSLMVGSVLFVNPIDVVRLLFIYALIASITGLRMVAKTMF
- the prfA gene encoding peptide chain release factor 1, producing the protein MLTRLNIVKQRFDEVSDLIINPDVIADQKRYVQLNKEYKDLKAIVEKRDEYVMLQSNIDEANELLADGSDTEMVEMAKLQLEEAKERLPELEEEIKYMLIPKDPEDAKNVMVEIRAGTGGDEASIFAGDLFRMYTKYCENKGWRTSVVDLNEGTSGGFKEIIFEVTGEDVYGTLKYEAGVHRVQRVPQTETQGRVHTSAATVMVLPEAEEFDVHIDMNDVRIDLFCSSGPGGQSVNTTKSAVRMTHIPTGLVAQCQDEKSQHKNKDKALSVLRSRLYEMELAKKQEEDAKKRNSQVSSGDRSAKIRTYNYPQGRVTDHRIGLTIYDLDGVMNGNIQKIIDELQLVANTEKLKESEVF